In a single window of the Pseudopipra pipra isolate bDixPip1 chromosome 21, bDixPip1.hap1, whole genome shotgun sequence genome:
- the LOC135425685 gene encoding ATP-dependent DNA helicase PIF1-like isoform X2 — protein sequence MLKCPVGGRVELKLGAQVMLAKNLDVSQGLVNGARGVVVGFESEQKGLPKVRFLCGVTQVIRMEKWVFKGPSGVHLSRQQLPLKLAWAISIHKSQGMSLDCVEISLSRVFESGQAYVALSRARSLAGLRVLDFDPKVVRADPSVLHFYRQLRRHQLLTQIIRMLDGIF from the exons ATGCTCAAGTGTCCTGTGGGTGGTAGAGTTGAGCTGAAGCTTGGAGCTCAG gtGATGCTAGCAAAGAATCTGGATGTGTCTCAAGGGCTGGTGAACGGGGCACGAGGCGTTGTTGTAGGATTTGAAAGTGAACAGAAGG GGCTGCCTAAGGTGAGGTTTCTCTGTGGGGTCACACAGGTCATAAGAATGGAGAAATGGGTCTTCAAAGGACCATCAGGAGTTCACCTGAGTCGTCAACAGCTGCCTTTAAAGTTGGCATGGGCCATTTCCATTCACAAGAGTCAG GGCATGTCTTTAGATTGTGTGGAAATCTCCCTGTCTCGTGTCTTTGAAAGTGGGCAGGCTTACGTAGCCCTCTCCCGAGCCCGCAGCCTTGCAGGTCTCCGTGTTCTGGATTTTGACCCAAAAGTAGTGAGAGCTgatccttctgtgctgcacTTCTATAGACAGCTGAGGCGTCATCAGCTTTTAACCCAG
- the LOC135425685 gene encoding ATP-dependent DNA helicase PIF1-like isoform X1 — translation MLKCPVGGRVELKLGAQVMLAKNLDVSQGLVNGARGVVVGFESEQKGLPKVRFLCGVTQVIRMEKWVFKGPSGVHLSRQQLPLKLAWAISIHKSQGMSLDCVEISLSRVFESGQAYVALSRARSLAGLRVLDFDPKVVRADPSVLHFYRQLRRHQLLTQDSLHTYSDADEKENVKCS, via the exons ATGCTCAAGTGTCCTGTGGGTGGTAGAGTTGAGCTGAAGCTTGGAGCTCAG gtGATGCTAGCAAAGAATCTGGATGTGTCTCAAGGGCTGGTGAACGGGGCACGAGGCGTTGTTGTAGGATTTGAAAGTGAACAGAAGG GGCTGCCTAAGGTGAGGTTTCTCTGTGGGGTCACACAGGTCATAAGAATGGAGAAATGGGTCTTCAAAGGACCATCAGGAGTTCACCTGAGTCGTCAACAGCTGCCTTTAAAGTTGGCATGGGCCATTTCCATTCACAAGAGTCAG GGCATGTCTTTAGATTGTGTGGAAATCTCCCTGTCTCGTGTCTTTGAAAGTGGGCAGGCTTACGTAGCCCTCTCCCGAGCCCGCAGCCTTGCAGGTCTCCGTGTTCTGGATTTTGACCCAAAAGTAGTGAGAGCTgatccttctgtgctgcacTTCTATAGACAGCTGAGGCGTCATCAGCTTTTAACCCAG GATTCACTACACACCTATTCAGATGCTGATGAGAAGGAGAATGTGAAATGCAGCTGA